A single genomic interval of Adhaeribacter pallidiroseus harbors:
- a CDS encoding ROK family protein, whose product MTTAIGIDLGGTNIKGALINAATGEILHQTVQATGSNTSHSNGAGSHWKKVICQIVQELKSKSIYPVDALGLAAPGLPNTSNTSIINMPGRLDGLENLIWSEVLQEKELWVLNDAHAALMAEATFGVGQNFKNIVMLTLGTGVGGGILINGELYQGNYQMAGHLGHMTLDVDREDPGITGMPGTLENAMGDATVAIRSFKKFTSTKSLVAAHLQGDTFATYVWLNSVRKLALGICSICNLLSPDLIILGAA is encoded by the coding sequence ATGACAACAGCTATCGGAATTGACTTAGGGGGCACCAATATAAAAGGAGCTCTGATTAATGCGGCTACCGGGGAGATTTTACACCAGACAGTACAAGCCACAGGATCCAACACCAGCCATAGTAATGGAGCTGGCAGCCATTGGAAAAAAGTTATTTGTCAAATAGTACAGGAATTAAAATCCAAGAGCATTTACCCGGTAGATGCTCTTGGATTAGCTGCCCCAGGCTTACCAAATACAAGCAATACCTCTATTATAAACATGCCGGGCCGGCTCGATGGCCTGGAAAACCTTATTTGGTCAGAGGTATTGCAGGAGAAAGAATTATGGGTGTTAAACGATGCTCACGCTGCCCTGATGGCGGAAGCTACCTTCGGAGTAGGACAGAATTTTAAAAATATTGTAATGCTAACCCTGGGAACGGGGGTAGGCGGTGGTATATTAATCAATGGCGAATTATACCAGGGTAATTACCAGATGGCGGGACACTTAGGCCACATGACCTTGGATGTAGACAGAGAAGACCCCGGCATTACCGGCATGCCCGGAACTTTAGAAAATGCTATGGGCGATGCTACTGTCGCCATTCGGTCGTTTAAAAAATTTACCTCTACTAAAAGCCTGGTAGCGGCGCATTTGCAAGGAGATACGTTTGCTACTTATGTATGGCTCAATTCCGTGCGGAA